A window from Fragaria vesca subsp. vesca linkage group LG5, FraVesHawaii_1.0, whole genome shotgun sequence encodes these proteins:
- the LOC101291524 gene encoding ribose-phosphate pyrophosphokinase 3, chloroplastic-like: MAATGALPSSYQTPNLPPPSLKSSSSFSSAALVFIKPHKKNHNSIRCDITSPNSPVHFFTNNTSPEHLPVPMASESAVKNAKKVCLFYCAETKELAQKVAAESDGIELRSITWRKFADGFPNIFIPNAHAIRGQHVAFLASFNSPSVIFEQLSVIYALPKLFIASFTLVLPFFPTGTSERMEDEGDVATAFTLARALSNIPISMGGPTSLVIYDIHALQERFYFGDNILPCFESGIPLLKTRLQQLPDSDNISICFPDDGAWKRFHKQLQHFPTIVCAKVREGDQRIVRIKEGDPKGRHVVIVDDLVQSGGTLIECQKVLAAHGAAKISAYVTHGIFPNRSWGRFKSDKGGNPEQGLTYFWITDSCPTTVRDVMHNPPFEVLSLAGSIATTLQK; the protein is encoded by the exons ATGGCGGCCACTGGTGCCCTCCCCTCTTCCTACCAAACCCCTAACCTCCCGCCACCTTCACTCAAATCCTCCTCCTCCTTCTCCTCCGCCGCTCTCGTCTTCATCAAACCGCACAAGAAGAACCACAACAGTATCAGGTGCGATATCACCAGCCCCAACTCTCCGGTTCATTTCTTCACCAACAACACCTCGCCGGAGCATCTTCCGGTCCCAATGGCTTCCGAATCGGCCGTCAAGAACGCCAAGAAGGTCTGCCTCTTCTACTGCGCCGAAACCAAAGAGCTCGCTCAGAAAGTCGCCGCCGAGTCCGACGGAATCGAGCTCCGCAGCATCACCTGGAG GAAATTTGCTGATGGATTCCCGAACATTTTCATTCCTAATGCTCATGCGATTCGCGGCCAACACGTGGCGTTTCTGGCGTCGTTTAATTCTCCGTCGGTGATTTTCGAGCAGCTCTCTGTGATCTATGCGTTGCCGAAGTTGTTTATAGCCTCATTCACGCTTGTGCTTCCGTTTTTTCCGACGGGGACGTCGGAGAGAATGGAGGATGAGGGAGATGTGGCCACTGCTTTCACACTGGCCAGGGCATTGTCGAATATTCCGATTTCGATGGGAGGGCCTACTAGTTTGGTTATATATGATATCCATGCCTTGCAG GAGAGGTTTTACTTTGGTGATAATATCTTACCGTGCTTTGAGAGTGGTATCCCATTGCTTAAAACTAGGCTTCAACAGCTCCCTGACTCTGACAAT ATATCCATTTGTTTTCCGGATGATGGTGCATGGAAACGATTTCATAAGCAGCTACAGCACTTCCCAACG ATTGTTTGTGCTAAAGTTAGGGAAGGTGACCAACGCATTGTGCGTATAAAAGAGGGAGACCCTAAAGGACGGCATGTTGTGATTGTTGATGATTTGGTTCAATCTGGTGGCACACTGATAGAATGTCAG AAAGTTCTAGCCGCCCATGGAGCAGCAAAGATAAGCGCTTATGTAACACATGGGATTTTCCCTAATAGATCATGGGGACGCTTCAAAAGTGATAAAGGAG GGAACCCTGAGCAGGGGCTCACATACTTTTGGATTACAGATTCTTGTCCCACAACAGTGAGAGATGTGATGCACAATCCACCATTTGAAGTTCTTAGCCTTGCTGGTTCCATAGCGACTACTCTTCAAAAGTAG